One Verrucomicrobiia bacterium genomic window, CTCGAAGTCATACTGCATTTGATTGTAGAGGGATTGCACGTTCAGGTGCTCGATTTCCGAGATCAGCTCTTCCTTGAACTTCTGTTCCGAAATTTTGGCGAAGGGCTCCATCTTCAGGATGGCGTCCTGCTGGTCTTTGACGACTTCCGAAGCGCGGTTGTATTCGAAGTACGCCTCGGAAACGTCGCGAACCATGTCTTCGATAATCTTATCATATTCCTTTTGGGCGGACTTCAATTCGGCCCTTTCCTGCAAAAGCGTGTTCCACAAAACGCCGCCGCGGAAAATGGGCTGGCGCAATTCCACGTGATAGCCGCGCGAATTGAATTTCTGGTCCGACTGAAACCCCTGCTCGTCCTTGTACTCGATGTGCATGCCCGGAAACAACTCGCGCACGGCGCCGAAAATCCTGCGCTTGGCCAGCGCGATGCGCTCCCACGCGGCCTTGGCCGGCAGATTCGTCTCCACGGCGCGGTCCACGATTTCCTGGAGTTTCTTTTCGTCTCCGGAAATGAATTCCGAGCGCGAATGTACGCGCTTGGCGTCGATTGAATCTTTGATGATGCCGCGGCTCAGGTAAGGCATTTTTTCGGCGCGCTCCTCGCGCTGCGTTCTCACGCGGTCGCGGATGGAAGCCCGCGTCAGGTCATCCTGCGTGGCCACTTCGATGGGGGTTTGAACGACTTCCTTGTGAAGCATGGTCAAGGCCTGAAGGGGGTCGGTGTCGGAAGCCGTGGTGACGGCCGGGCCGGGAGCCGGAGCGGGTTCCTGCGTCGCAGGCGCCGTCGGGATTTCTTCCAGGGCTTTGAGAAGCGCGTCGGGATCATCATCCGCGGCGTAAGAACGGACCGAACACACGGCAAGCGCGACCAGCAGCAACGCAAAAGTCCGTTTCATCATTTCATCAGTCCTGGTTAGCGGCCCATTTCCCTTGTCCCAGAGGCGTTTTTGCGGACGGCAAAACATCTCAGCTCCGGGACCTTGTCGATTCCGGCCGCTGAAGAATGCAAAAACCGCTTCACGTATATCGGCATCGTCTTGAAACCACTTAACTTAGGAAAAAATATTCAACTTCCCAGCCTCGATGCCCGGAAAACAGGCTCATCTACTTCAAAAAAGAAGGCGCGGTTGCCAGTAAAAACGCGGCTTCTTTATGGGAAGGATTATAAAAGGAATGCTTGAAAACACCATGAAAAAAAAGGTTGTCGCCTTCCTTTAATAGGGACTTTTTTTCCTCGACGGAAACTTCCATGCGTCCGATAAGCATTGAGATAAACAGGGGGGTCGTTATGTTGAGCAGCGTTCCATGAAGTCTGGCCTTCGGGCTCAGAATGAGTTTACCGCAAAAGAAATCATGAATCAAAGGCGTGAATGAAACTATTTTCGCGCCCTTGCCCCCGAAATCCAGGTGGAAGGCGCCTTTTTGCGAACCCAGGAAAAATTGGGCGGGCTGTTCCAGCTCCTGTTCCCGGAAAAGCGCGCTGATGGTCATGCCCATGCCGCGCGCGAGCGACTCCAGGGTCTTGATCGAGGGATTTTTGATGCGCCCTTTTTCCAGGGCGGTCAGCGTGCGCGGGTCCAGGTCCCCCGCCCTGCGGCAAAGCTCCACGCCGGACAGGCCGCGGTTCTTCCTCATGGCGGTGAGGGCCCGGGAAAACGGCGGAAGCTCTTTTTTTTCGCGGTGCTTCATGCGACCTTTCATGCGGCCGGCTTGCGAAGCTTGACCGTTCCGAGGTTGAAACGCTCGAGGCCGTCTTCGTTCCGGAAAAACCAGTGCACTTTGCCTTCGCTGCGGTCCTTGTCCACGTCGTGGACCGCGATGGACAATTTCACGGAGTCGATGCCGCGCGGATCCAGGCCCAGGAACGTCCAGCGGATGCCGCCTTCCATGACGTAACCGTTCTGATCCGTAAAGGCGCGCGCCGCGATCTCGTTGTCCAGCGGCTCGTTCGTGCCCTGGAACCAGGACCAGACCTGCACGCCGTCGTCTTCATCATCCGGGCGGAACCCGATCTGAAAATCGTCGTCGTCTTTCCAGCGCAGGCCGTCGCCCTGCGGGTCCACGTAAATTTCGACCAGGTCATCCTGCCAGATCTGCTGGCCGTGGCGGCGGAGCACAAGGCTGTCATCGGTCACAATGATGGAAAAATAAAGCGCTTCCTGGCTCCACGCGAACCGGACTTCCGCTTTCAGGTCCTTGTTGTCGGTGATGGATCCGCCTTCGCGCGAAGAGGCGTCGAGGACAATGGCCTTGGATTGCGGCCAGTCTTTCAGGAAGCCGTCCACGCGGATGCCTTCCGGGATAAACGCGGCATCGGCCGTGGGCGGTTCAGTCCACGGCACTTCTTTGGCGCCGGGCTTGAATCCGACTTTTTCCAGGGCGTCGTTCAGGTAAGGATTTTTCGCCATGGTTTTCCAAATGAGCCCGGTCCGGTAATTTTCGATCATGAGAAGGAGCGGCCCTTGGTCGATGGCCAGAGCCTGGTCGCTGAACCATTTCTTTTCCAGATTGAACGCATCGGAAAATCCGTATTGGCCCCAGAGGTCGTCTTTCAGGTCGTTGTAAAAATGCCGGAGGCAGGCCAGCGACTCCTGCGGCGTGAACACGATGGAAGACCCGCAGGCGGTCGGCGCGACCGTGCCGTCGTGCTGAGCCCATCCCGGCGGCGCGCCGTAGGCCTTGTACCCGAACG contains:
- a CDS encoding XRE family transcriptional regulator codes for the protein MKHREKKELPPFSRALTAMRKNRGLSGVELCRRAGDLDPRTLTALEKGRIKNPSIKTLESLARGMGMTISALFREQELEQPAQFFLGSQKGAFHLDFGGKGAKIVSFTPLIHDFFCGKLILSPKARLHGTLLNITTPLFISMLIGRMEVSVEEKKSLLKEGDNLFFHGVFKHSFYNPSHKEAAFLLATAPSFLK